The Candidatus Hinthialibacter antarcticus genome contains a region encoding:
- a CDS encoding 3-deoxy-7-phosphoheptulonate synthase, whose product MSESAVTPSRETQDLHVLEAQPLLSPIELKRNLPMSDASAETVIQSRNSIKKMLINKDPRMLLIVGPCSIHDEKGAIEYARRLKALSDEVSDKLLVVMRVYFEKPRTTTGWKGLINDPHIDGSLDIAYGLHKGREILSQITEIGMPTATEFLDPIIPQYISDLISWAAIGARTTESQTHREMASGLSMPVGFKNNTDGNLEVAFNALQSARASHSFLGIDHDGRTAIYKTSGNRWGHIILRGGGGKCNYDPESIQQAMEGLKKADLPVSVMIDCSHANSGKKIENQEIVWKDSIHQRIAGNSAIIGLMLESNIYEGNQKITKDLSQLKYGVSITDACVNWETTETLVRWAHEQFNG is encoded by the coding sequence ATGTCAGAGTCAGCCGTTACCCCGTCCCGCGAAACGCAGGACTTGCACGTTTTGGAGGCGCAACCGTTGCTGTCGCCCATCGAGTTGAAACGCAACTTGCCCATGAGCGACGCCAGCGCCGAAACCGTCATTCAGTCGCGCAATTCCATAAAGAAGATGCTCATCAACAAAGACCCGCGCATGTTGTTGATCGTTGGGCCTTGTTCGATTCACGATGAAAAAGGCGCCATTGAATACGCCCGGCGCCTCAAAGCGCTTAGCGACGAAGTCAGCGATAAATTGCTGGTCGTTATGCGAGTGTATTTTGAGAAACCCCGTACCACCACTGGTTGGAAAGGCCTTATCAACGATCCCCACATCGACGGCTCGCTTGATATCGCCTACGGTCTACATAAAGGCCGCGAAATTTTGTCGCAAATCACTGAAATCGGGATGCCGACGGCGACCGAGTTTCTTGACCCGATTATTCCCCAATATATTTCAGATTTAATCAGCTGGGCGGCGATTGGCGCGCGTACGACCGAGTCGCAAACGCACCGCGAAATGGCCAGCGGGCTTTCGATGCCCGTCGGTTTCAAAAACAACACCGACGGCAACCTTGAGGTCGCTTTCAACGCGCTGCAATCGGCGCGGGCGTCGCACAGTTTTCTAGGAATCGACCACGACGGTCGGACCGCGATTTACAAAACAAGCGGCAATCGCTGGGGCCACATCATTCTGCGAGGCGGCGGAGGCAAATGCAACTACGATCCAGAAAGCATTCAGCAGGCGATGGAAGGATTGAAAAAAGCCGATCTGCCCGTTTCGGTCATGATTGATTGCAGCCACGCCAATTCAGGCAAAAAAATTGAAAACCAGGAAATTGTCTGGAAAGACAGCATCCACCAGCGCATCGCAGGCAACAGCGCCATTATAGGCTTGATGTTAGAAAGCAACATCTATGAGGGCAATCAAAAAATCACCAAAGACCTCTCCCAATTGAAATACGGCGTCTCAATTACCGACGCCTGCGTCAATTGGGAGACTACGGAGACACTGGTTCGTTGGGCGCACGAACAGTTTAACGGTTAA
- a CDS encoding phosphodiester glycosidase family protein: MSQRTLLIACFILLFVASASADWWSSRSIEEERKPAPNLVYQRVLYKTISEQAVRAHILSVSGVGRDYIFGVFGSYGALVQPSVFSKNSDAVAVVNGGFFSKNPTRAAGLIVAHGKVLYPPPGGGKYQGSVGFTPDQVLIGTVSPGDISKYQIETDKPGWNDCHAVIGAGPVLVLEATSQTDVFESDFNTEQRAPRTAIGVMESGEVLIVVIDGRQPEWSAGVTLPELAEFFVSLGAEQALNLDGGGSSTMLIQNEIVNRPSDYAIPGQPGRERAVANVVALLKKEP; the protein is encoded by the coding sequence ATGTCGCAGCGGACTCTACTGATCGCTTGCTTTATCTTGTTGTTTGTCGCCAGCGCTTCGGCGGACTGGTGGTCTTCACGTTCGATTGAAGAGGAGCGCAAACCCGCGCCCAACCTTGTCTATCAACGGGTATTGTATAAAACGATCAGCGAACAAGCCGTCCGCGCCCACATATTGAGCGTGTCGGGCGTTGGTCGTGATTATATTTTCGGCGTTTTTGGAAGCTACGGCGCCCTCGTACAGCCGTCGGTCTTCTCAAAAAATAGCGACGCCGTGGCTGTTGTAAACGGCGGCTTTTTTTCTAAGAACCCGACCCGCGCCGCCGGGCTGATCGTTGCGCATGGCAAGGTGCTGTATCCACCTCCGGGTGGCGGCAAATATCAAGGCTCAGTCGGTTTCACGCCGGACCAGGTGTTGATTGGAACGGTCTCTCCCGGCGATATCTCAAAATACCAGATCGAAACGGATAAACCGGGATGGAACGATTGCCATGCTGTCATAGGCGCCGGGCCGGTTTTGGTTTTGGAGGCGACGTCGCAAACCGACGTATTTGAGTCTGACTTCAATACCGAACAACGGGCGCCGCGCACGGCAATCGGAGTGATGGAATCGGGCGAAGTGTTGATTGTGGTCATCGACGGGCGCCAGCCGGAATGGAGCGCCGGCGTCACCTTGCCAGAACTGGCGGAGTTTTTTGTTTCGCTGGGGGCTGAGCAAGCGCTCAATCTCGATGGGGGCGGTTCATCAACGATGTTGATACAAAATGAAATTGTGAACCGCCCGTCTGATTACGCCATCCCCGGCCAACCGGGCCGGGAACGGGCTGTTGCGAATGTGGTTGCTTTGCTCAAGAAAGAGCCTTAG
- a CDS encoding pyridoxamine 5'-phosphate oxidase family protein, which yields MASNDIRNQALSIIEEVRIFFLASVDGDKPRLRPMTRIYHDGFCIWSCSHKDTSKLKQIRSNPMVEACFLDQSNRHLRVLGAAEILDGEVDWDAIPFKRDDLPMLEDPDYILIKIFPKEVRMLNDWSLEYRDIPIHEE from the coding sequence ATGGCATCAAATGACATCAGGAACCAAGCGTTAAGCATCATTGAAGAAGTGCGGATTTTCTTTTTAGCCAGCGTCGATGGAGATAAACCCCGACTGCGGCCTATGACGCGGATTTATCATGACGGGTTTTGTATTTGGTCTTGCTCGCACAAAGATACAAGCAAATTAAAACAAATTCGTTCGAACCCAATGGTGGAAGCCTGCTTTCTCGATCAATCTAACCGTCATTTGCGTGTGTTAGGCGCGGCTGAAATATTAGACGGCGAGGTTGATTGGGATGCGATCCCGTTCAAGCGGGATGATCTGCCCATGCTTGAAGACCCCGACTACATATTAATTAAAATCTTCCCCAAAGAAGTACGCATGCTAAACGACTGGTCGCTCGAATATAGGGACATCCCGATCCATGAAGAGTGA
- a CDS encoding cytidylate kinase-like family protein, whose amino-acid sequence MSNLQQMLTRQINQWNLERQAVQELQSSDSSSIGVRAADQKPVVTLSRERGCRGQEIAKLLSHELQYGFFGRQVIDYIAEHLGVRSELVESLDEKDRSELELWVGNLFSDHAFDHDEYSHALSEVMRAISLQGGLVVIGRGANYILRNANAFHVRVIAPVKTRIRNLLEQEGMSEAQAHAEIKRVDNERKQFVKRYFHQDINNPIFYDLVINAEHLQIHSITKTVIAAMRARGWSLAYTGGDKRRRTA is encoded by the coding sequence ATGAGTAATCTCCAGCAAATGTTAACCCGTCAGATAAACCAATGGAACCTAGAACGCCAGGCCGTACAAGAACTGCAATCCAGCGACAGTTCTTCGATTGGCGTTCGCGCCGCAGACCAGAAACCCGTTGTGACCTTGTCTCGCGAGCGTGGTTGCCGGGGGCAGGAAATCGCAAAGCTGTTGTCGCATGAATTACAATACGGCTTTTTTGGACGCCAGGTTATTGATTATATTGCCGAACACTTAGGCGTCCGCAGCGAGTTGGTTGAGTCGCTGGATGAAAAAGACCGCTCAGAACTTGAACTGTGGGTGGGTAACCTATTTTCTGACCACGCCTTCGATCACGATGAATACAGCCACGCCTTGAGCGAAGTGATGCGCGCCATTTCATTGCAGGGCGGCCTGGTCGTGATTGGACGCGGCGCGAACTACATTTTACGTAACGCCAACGCGTTTCATGTGCGCGTCATCGCACCCGTCAAAACCCGTATCCGCAATCTACTCGAACAGGAAGGCATGTCGGAAGCGCAGGCGCACGCTGAAATTAAGCGCGTTGATAATGAACGAAAACAGTTCGTTAAGCGCTACTTCCACCAGGATATAAACAACCCGATCTTTTATGACCTTGTCATCAACGCCGAGCATTTGCAAATTCACTCGATCACAAAAACCGTCATCGCCGCGATGCGGGCGCGGGGCTGGTCGCTCGCATATACGGGTGGAGACAAACGCCGCCGCACAGCCTAG
- the folE gene encoding GTP cyclohydrolase I FolE: MERDNAKDPLEDLVRGWLEEIGEDPDREGLVRTPKRVAKAWRFLNDGHEQNLETVLNNAIFDEDIDEMVMLNDISFFSMCEHHMLPFWGRAHVAYIPNGKVVGLSKIPRIVDMFSRRLQLQERLTQQIAEALQEAVQPRGVAVVTEAQHMCMMMRGVQKVGVDTRASAMLGVFRENHATRAEFLSMLPPSK, encoded by the coding sequence ATGGAACGAGACAACGCCAAAGACCCGCTGGAAGATTTAGTGCGCGGCTGGCTGGAAGAAATCGGCGAAGACCCCGACCGCGAAGGCTTAGTCCGCACCCCGAAGCGCGTCGCCAAAGCCTGGCGTTTTCTCAATGATGGACACGAACAAAATTTAGAAACGGTTCTCAATAACGCCATTTTTGATGAAGACATCGACGAAATGGTTATGCTGAACGACATCTCGTTTTTCAGTATGTGCGAACACCACATGCTTCCCTTCTGGGGACGCGCCCACGTAGCGTATATCCCCAACGGCAAGGTGGTCGGCTTGTCTAAAATTCCTCGCATCGTCGATATGTTTTCGCGGCGCCTGCAATTGCAAGAACGCCTCACCCAGCAAATCGCCGAAGCGCTGCAAGAAGCCGTCCAGCCGAGAGGCGTCGCCGTAGTGACGGAAGCCCAGCACATGTGTATGATGATGCGGGGCGTCCAAAAGGTCGGCGTCGATACGCGCGCCAGCGCCATGTTGGGCGTGTTCCGTGAAAATCACGCCACCCGCGCCGAATTTCTCAGTATGCTGCCTCCATCAAAATAA
- a CDS encoding 6-carboxytetrahydropterin synthase, with protein sequence MPYLLRVEKQYLKFSSAHFTLFPDSRETLHGHNYTVSLEVEADALHDGMVVDFGPLKKAARAICDRLDEKILLPETPRIERTESDGNYELSIDGDAGYRFPKAEVVVLPIDNVTCEGLAYYIAQDVLQSRPQWDAQGNVNRLRVWVEESPGQQGGYEETLS encoded by the coding sequence ATGCCCTATCTGTTGCGGGTTGAGAAACAATACCTGAAGTTTTCCTCCGCCCATTTCACCTTGTTCCCCGATAGCCGCGAGACCCTGCACGGTCATAACTATACCGTGAGTTTAGAAGTCGAGGCGGATGCGCTGCATGATGGCATGGTGGTGGATTTTGGCCCGTTGAAGAAAGCCGCGCGCGCGATTTGCGACCGGTTGGACGAGAAGATATTGCTTCCAGAAACGCCCCGCATCGAACGCACTGAGAGCGACGGAAACTATGAACTCTCCATCGACGGCGACGCGGGCTATCGCTTCCCCAAGGCGGAAGTAGTGGTTCTGCCGATTGATAACGTGACCTGCGAAGGGCTGGCGTACTACATTGCGCAGGACGTGCTGCAATCGCGCCCGCAGTGGGACGCCCAAGGCAACGTCAACCGCCTGCGCGTCTGGGTCGAAGAATCCCCCGGCCAACAAGGCGGCTACGAAGAAACGCTTTCTTAA
- a CDS encoding redoxin family protein — MRTIVLTFAIIAALILSAAPYAADYKPMEIGSAAVPFSWPGTDGKTYTLDDFADAKLLVIVFTANHCPTAQAYEDRIIALHKEYNDKGVALVAVAPNDALALRLDEMGYTDVGDTLADMKIRAKDKKFAFPYLYAGDQPELCQKYGPIATPHIFVFDEERKLRYQGRIDNAEKPSEVTTRDAKQAIDALLAGVNPPIETTKTFGCSIKWPDKRHLVKQASDQWAKEEVTLAPIDVSGLQELMKNDSDKLRVINVWATWCGPCVTEFPELVTIHRMYRNRDFEMITISSDAIKKKDKVLGFLQKNEASMRNYIFSGKSSYELVEALDKEWLGALPYTVIVKPGGEVIFRTMEGIDPLEVKRKIVSVLGRVYE, encoded by the coding sequence ATGCGAACCATTGTTTTAACTTTCGCTATCATCGCTGCACTCATTCTTAGCGCCGCACCTTATGCCGCTGACTACAAACCGATGGAAATCGGCAGCGCGGCGGTTCCATTCTCATGGCCGGGCACGGACGGCAAGACCTATACCCTCGATGATTTCGCCGACGCCAAACTTCTGGTGATCGTATTCACCGCCAATCATTGCCCCACCGCGCAGGCGTATGAAGACCGCATCATCGCTCTTCACAAAGAATATAACGACAAAGGCGTTGCGCTGGTTGCAGTCGCGCCTAACGACGCGCTGGCGTTGCGGCTAGATGAGATGGGATATACCGACGTGGGCGACACACTCGCAGACATGAAGATTCGCGCCAAAGATAAAAAATTTGCGTTCCCTTATCTCTATGCGGGCGACCAGCCGGAACTATGCCAGAAATACGGCCCCATCGCCACGCCGCATATCTTCGTTTTTGATGAGGAACGCAAACTGCGCTACCAGGGGCGCATTGATAACGCTGAAAAGCCCAGCGAAGTCACGACCCGCGACGCCAAGCAGGCGATTGATGCGCTGCTGGCTGGGGTGAACCCGCCCATCGAAACCACTAAGACATTTGGCTGCTCAATCAAGTGGCCCGACAAACGCCATTTAGTCAAGCAAGCGTCAGACCAATGGGCGAAAGAAGAAGTGACGCTTGCTCCCATCGACGTGAGTGGATTGCAAGAACTAATGAAGAACGACTCCGACAAATTGCGGGTGATTAACGTATGGGCGACATGGTGCGGCCCCTGCGTGACCGAGTTCCCCGAACTGGTGACCATTCACCGCATGTACCGCAACCGCGACTTTGAGATGATTACGATCAGTTCAGATGCAATAAAGAAAAAAGATAAAGTGTTGGGATTTCTCCAGAAAAATGAAGCGTCGATGCGTAATTATATTTTCAGCGGCAAAAGCAGCTATGAACTCGTTGAGGCGTTAGACAAAGAATGGCTGGGCGCGTTGCCGTATACCGTGATCGTGAAGCCGGGCGGGGAAGTGATTTTTCGCACCATGGAGGGGATTGATCCGTTGGAAGTCAAACGCAAAATCGTTTCGGTCTTAGGCCGTGTGTATGAGTAA
- a CDS encoding SDR family oxidoreductase, with product MTGRLQNQITIITGGGRGIGAATAALFAREGARVVIASRNEEQLRTVADSIAAQSGADRIHFIAADVSDEAQVEALFNETQSHFGAPDILINNAAVITVKPFEEFTVSEWDQMMAVNLRGPFLCSRAAFKSMKATGRGGSIVHISSLAGIRGTEKFPGMSGYVVSKHGVIGLTESLSVEGRPHGIRVNCVAPGAVDTQMLREAAPQFKTETVPDDIAQAILYLSDPVQAASVTGAVIEIHSNA from the coding sequence ATGACAGGCCGTCTTCAAAATCAAATCACAATCATCACAGGCGGCGGGCGCGGCATTGGCGCTGCAACCGCTGCGCTGTTTGCCCGCGAGGGCGCCCGCGTGGTCATTGCCAGCCGCAACGAAGAGCAACTAAGAACGGTTGCTGATTCGATCGCTGCGCAGTCCGGCGCAGACCGCATTCATTTCATCGCCGCCGACGTGAGCGACGAAGCCCAGGTCGAAGCGCTGTTTAACGAAACCCAATCACACTTTGGCGCACCCGACATCCTCATCAACAACGCCGCCGTCATAACGGTGAAACCGTTCGAAGAGTTCACCGTCTCCGAATGGGACCAGATGATGGCGGTCAACCTGCGCGGGCCGTTTTTGTGCAGCCGGGCGGCTTTCAAATCAATGAAAGCCACTGGACGCGGCGGCTCGATTGTCCATATCAGTTCGCTGGCGGGCATTCGCGGCACGGAAAAGTTCCCCGGCATGTCGGGCTATGTGGTCAGCAAGCACGGCGTGATCGGCCTCACCGAAAGTTTGAGCGTCGAAGGCCGCCCCCACGGCATCCGCGTGAATTGCGTAGCGCCCGGCGCGGTGGATACGCAAATGCTTCGCGAAGCGGCGCCGCAATTCAAGACCGAGACCGTCCCCGACGACATTGCCCAGGCGATTCTTTATTTGTCCGACCCGGTGCAGGCGGCGTCCGTCACCGGGGCCGTCATCGAAATTCACAGCAACGCGTAA
- the thrC gene encoding threonine synthase, producing the protein MAIAAESTAVHYFQKCIKCGSDYSSERFTYTCTQPGCGGLLLVERDEEWITATVDQGVAAQHYFDGIRWSEKARRYPTGSGVFAWKDFIIPGFPNEACLAMFEGNTDLFEAPEWLRKELGIGPTFIKLEGQNPSGSFKDRGMSLAVSETLRLQIMYPDLDISGVCCASTGDTSAAAAAYAAYARDRLQCIILVPHNKISPAQLNQAMQFGAKVIAVDHEDGFDGCMRIIQEFSQIHTDLVLVNSKNAFRLAGQETIGIEIMQDLRWRVPQWISIPVGNGGNLTALLIGLLRAYKHGLIDHLPGILIGQAQVCDTLVRWNENDRSDDAYKPGKFQTSVASAANICDPVSFPRIKQLIDSFETKFYRATEEEIQDSQMAFTRSGVDICPQTGISLTALLKARADGTVKESDTCAVISTATGLKFSESAVHYHTEKPNAKYQNRFRVAQGSVSAVEELIADWS; encoded by the coding sequence ATGGCTATTGCCGCAGAGTCAACCGCTGTCCACTATTTTCAAAAGTGCATCAAATGCGGTTCGGACTATTCATCCGAACGCTTTACGTATACCTGCACTCAACCGGGTTGCGGCGGTTTGCTGCTCGTCGAGCGTGATGAAGAGTGGATCACCGCCACGGTCGATCAAGGCGTCGCGGCGCAACATTACTTCGACGGCATCCGTTGGAGCGAAAAGGCCCGCCGCTATCCGACCGGGTCCGGCGTGTTTGCCTGGAAAGACTTTATTATCCCCGGCTTCCCGAACGAAGCGTGTCTGGCCATGTTTGAAGGCAACACGGATTTATTTGAAGCGCCCGAATGGCTGCGCAAAGAATTGGGCATCGGGCCGACATTCATCAAACTCGAAGGCCAGAACCCCAGCGGCAGTTTCAAAGACCGCGGCATGTCGCTCGCCGTCAGCGAGACCCTGCGTCTGCAAATTATGTATCCTGACTTGGACATCTCCGGCGTGTGTTGCGCTTCGACTGGCGATACCTCCGCAGCGGCTGCGGCGTATGCGGCGTATGCGCGCGACCGCTTGCAATGCATCATCCTGGTTCCGCATAATAAAATTTCACCCGCGCAACTCAATCAGGCGATGCAATTCGGCGCCAAAGTCATCGCAGTCGATCACGAAGACGGCTTTGACGGCTGCATGCGCATCATCCAGGAATTCAGCCAAATCCACACCGATTTAGTGCTCGTCAATTCCAAAAACGCGTTCCGTCTGGCGGGCCAGGAAACCATCGGCATCGAAATCATGCAGGACTTGCGCTGGCGCGTTCCGCAGTGGATTTCGATCCCTGTCGGCAACGGCGGCAATTTGACGGCGCTGTTGATTGGCCTGTTGCGCGCCTACAAACATGGCCTCATCGACCACCTCCCGGGTATCTTGATTGGACAGGCGCAAGTGTGTGATACGCTGGTACGTTGGAATGAAAACGACCGCAGCGACGACGCCTACAAACCGGGCAAGTTCCAGACCAGCGTCGCCTCCGCCGCCAACATTTGCGACCCGGTTTCTTTCCCGCGTATCAAACAACTGATCGATTCATTTGAAACCAAGTTCTATCGCGCAACAGAAGAGGAAATTCAAGATTCTCAAATGGCGTTTACCCGTAGCGGCGTCGACATCTGCCCGCAAACAGGCATCTCATTGACGGCGTTGTTAAAAGCGCGCGCGGACGGTACCGTGAAAGAAAGCGATACCTGCGCAGTCATCAGCACGGCGACTGGATTGAAATTTTCCGAATCCGCCGTGCACTATCATACAGAGAAGCCGAATGCAAAATATCAAAACCGCTTCCGCGTTGCACAAGGCAGCGTCTCAGCGGTCGAAGAACTGATTGCGGATTGGTCGTAA
- a CDS encoding leucyl aminopeptidase, which produces MKIQAQSKLPSRIKQFVVFAAKGKAIQAPAPQLRDAIKDAVKYKQFSGDEGEVLALTQADFVVVLVGCGDKPEAMNQRAIGVAIKRALQTNPLTPKSPVGIVPLRDNEDWLRGVVDGAQLGLYVWDKYLSKKADPSPMAYSLTIQTKNIKLAKQLTTVADGVNLARDMANENADVADSKFIEAQIRKITRGDKRCKIEVLNRAQLQAKGLGLHLAVNQGSNKDPKLIIVTYRGGKKTDPFTALVGKGLTFDTGGLNLKPTGSMEDMRYDMCGAAAVTGTLQNTLKLNLAVNAYFVFGVAENAIGSNSYKPGDVFKSYCGMTVEIGNTDAEGRLVLADANSYVAKNYKPDAIINIATLTGAVVIALGYEHTGLMSTDDKLANALLNAAQTTDDRAWRMPMYPELKEHVKSPIADIKNIGLKRTAGTVSAGEFLRQFAQHYDENLAWAHLDIAGTAKPDMEVGYFPASGTGAGVRLLTQFLAAKRGA; this is translated from the coding sequence ATGAAAATACAAGCGCAATCAAAATTGCCCAGTCGCATCAAACAGTTTGTCGTGTTCGCCGCCAAAGGAAAAGCCATCCAAGCGCCCGCGCCGCAACTACGCGACGCCATCAAAGACGCCGTAAAGTATAAGCAGTTCAGCGGAGACGAAGGCGAGGTTCTCGCGCTCACGCAGGCCGATTTTGTGGTCGTGCTGGTCGGCTGCGGCGATAAGCCCGAAGCGATGAACCAGCGCGCCATCGGCGTCGCGATCAAACGCGCACTGCAGACCAACCCCTTAACTCCCAAAAGCCCGGTCGGAATCGTCCCCCTACGCGATAATGAAGATTGGCTGCGCGGCGTGGTCGACGGCGCCCAACTGGGGCTGTACGTCTGGGACAAATACTTGAGCAAAAAGGCCGATCCGTCGCCGATGGCCTATTCACTGACCATTCAAACCAAAAATATAAAACTGGCGAAACAACTAACCACCGTCGCCGACGGCGTCAACCTGGCGCGCGATATGGCCAACGAAAATGCGGACGTCGCCGACTCGAAATTCATCGAAGCGCAAATTCGTAAGATCACGCGCGGAGACAAACGCTGCAAAATCGAAGTGCTCAACCGCGCCCAGCTGCAAGCCAAGGGGCTGGGGCTTCACCTCGCCGTCAACCAGGGCAGCAACAAAGATCCAAAACTGATTATCGTCACCTACCGCGGCGGCAAAAAAACCGATCCCTTCACCGCACTGGTCGGCAAAGGCCTGACCTTTGATACCGGCGGCCTTAATCTGAAACCCACTGGCAGCATGGAAGACATGCGCTATGACATGTGCGGCGCGGCGGCGGTGACTGGCACACTGCAGAACACGCTGAAACTGAACCTCGCCGTCAACGCTTACTTCGTCTTCGGCGTCGCAGAAAACGCCATCGGGTCTAATTCATACAAACCCGGCGACGTGTTCAAAAGTTATTGCGGCATGACGGTCGAGATTGGCAACACTGACGCCGAAGGCCGACTGGTTCTCGCCGACGCCAACAGCTACGTCGCGAAAAACTACAAACCCGACGCCATCATCAATATCGCCACGCTCACCGGCGCAGTGGTAATCGCACTCGGCTACGAACACACCGGACTGATGAGCACCGACGACAAACTCGCCAACGCCTTGCTTAACGCGGCGCAAACCACCGACGACCGCGCTTGGCGGATGCCGATGTACCCTGAATTAAAAGAACACGTCAAAAGCCCCATCGCCGATATCAAAAACATTGGCCTCAAACGTACGGCGGGCACCGTATCGGCAGGTGAGTTTCTGCGCCAGTTCGCCCAGCATTATGACGAAAACCTCGCCTGGGCGCACCTCGACATCGCCGGGACGGCAAAGCCCGATATGGAAGTCGGCTACTTCCCCGCCAGCGGTACGGGCGCGGGCGTGCGCTTGCTGACCCAGTTTTTAGCGGCGAAGCGCGGCGCTTAA